A region from the Variovorax sp. RKNM96 genome encodes:
- the maiA gene encoding maleylacetoacetate isomerase: MKLHNYFRSSSSFRVRIALSLKGLDYEYVPVHIARGDHRTGPYATLSADKLVPLLEDEGERFSQSLAIIEYLDETHPEPPLLPSDPVGRAHVRALAQSIACEIHPLNNLRVLKYLVKDLKLDDAAKNAWYRHWVRDGMEAFERQLALYPGSTFCYGNAPTLADCCLVPQVFNGRRFDCDFSGLPRSMAAFDACMQLEAFQRAQPSQAPDAEA; the protein is encoded by the coding sequence ATGAAGCTGCATAACTATTTCCGCTCCTCCTCCTCGTTCCGTGTGCGCATCGCCCTCAGCCTGAAGGGCCTCGACTACGAATACGTTCCCGTGCACATCGCGCGCGGCGACCACCGCACCGGCCCGTACGCCACCCTCTCGGCCGACAAGCTCGTGCCGCTGCTCGAAGATGAAGGCGAGCGCTTCTCGCAGTCGCTGGCCATCATCGAATACCTCGACGAAACGCACCCCGAGCCGCCGCTGCTGCCGAGCGACCCGGTGGGCCGCGCCCATGTGCGCGCGCTGGCGCAGTCCATCGCCTGCGAGATCCACCCGCTCAACAACCTGCGCGTGCTCAAGTACCTCGTGAAGGACCTCAAGCTCGACGACGCGGCCAAGAACGCCTGGTACCGCCACTGGGTGCGCGACGGCATGGAGGCCTTCGAGCGCCAGCTTGCGCTGTACCCCGGCAGCACCTTCTGCTATGGCAACGCGCCGACGCTGGCCGATTGCTGCCTCGTGCCGCAGGTCTTCAACGGCCGACGCTTCGACTGCGACTTCAGCGGCCTGCCGCGCAGCATGGCCGCCTTCGACGCCTGCATGCAGCTGGAGGCCTTCCAGCGCGCGCAGCCTTCGCAAGCCCCCGACGCGGAAGCCTGA
- the pgeF gene encoding peptidoglycan editing factor PgeF, whose translation MNAAVIDPRWLVPDWPAPSNVRAVCTTRDGGVSHGRYESLNLGDHVGDLAADVAENRHRLGQAIAARPVFLQQVHGTGIVTLDAESGLVRDATVADACTATAVGLACTIMVADCLPVLFTDESGQRVAAAHAGWRGLAGGVLEETARCFAPEPQAGPAHGANRVIAWLGPCIGPKAFEVGAEVKAAFEAHAPEAANCFKPAGAPGKWLADLPGLARQRLRSVGVDAAYGNDGGDAWCTVANPSRFFSHRRDGVSGRFAALVWKA comes from the coding sequence TTGAACGCCGCCGTCATCGATCCGCGCTGGCTCGTGCCGGACTGGCCCGCACCGTCGAACGTGCGGGCCGTGTGCACCACGCGCGATGGCGGCGTTTCGCACGGCCGCTACGAGAGCCTGAACCTCGGCGATCACGTGGGCGACCTGGCCGCCGACGTGGCCGAGAACCGCCATCGCCTCGGGCAGGCCATTGCCGCGCGGCCGGTTTTCCTGCAGCAGGTGCACGGCACGGGCATCGTGACACTCGATGCCGAATCGGGCCTCGTGCGCGACGCCACGGTGGCCGATGCCTGCACAGCCACGGCGGTCGGACTGGCCTGCACGATCATGGTGGCGGACTGTTTGCCCGTGCTCTTTACCGACGAATCGGGCCAAAGGGTGGCCGCCGCGCATGCGGGCTGGCGCGGGCTTGCCGGTGGCGTGCTCGAGGAAACGGCCCGTTGCTTTGCGCCCGAGCCACAGGCCGGGCCCGCGCATGGCGCCAACAGGGTCATCGCATGGCTCGGCCCGTGCATCGGCCCGAAGGCCTTCGAGGTCGGGGCAGAGGTGAAGGCCGCTTTTGAGGCGCATGCGCCGGAAGCTGCAAACTGTTTCAAGCCTGCAGGCGCGCCCGGCAAATGGCTCGCGGACCTGCCCGGGCTCGCGCGTCAGCGGCTGCGTTCGGTGGGCGTCGATGCGGCGTACGGCAACGACGGCGGCGATGCGTGGTGCACCGTCGCCAACCCCTCACGTTTCTTTTCGCACCGGCGGGACGGTGTCAGCGGGCGCTTCGCCGCGCTGGTCTGGAAGGCCTGA